A genomic region of Podarcis raffonei isolate rPodRaf1 chromosome 13, rPodRaf1.pri, whole genome shotgun sequence contains the following coding sequences:
- the LOC128400625 gene encoding olfactory receptor 13H1-like, protein MREENETELTQFVLIGYSGRPKTRMGLIVFLIVVYAITVVGNFIIILVTTTDPRLHNPMYFFLSNLSFLDICYASSSIPQSIANLLVDKPTTSFAMCYFQMSGGAYLAVTECFLLAVMAYDRLIAISSPLHYMLIMNKRLCIQLAAGTWSIGLFLGVIPIYAIPARFCGKNMIDYLTCEVKAVMKLVCSDTSLSQLVMFFTGSVTLLGPFSFILFSYLRIIVAILRIHSAGGRMKAFSTCASHLTVVSIFYGTFMFSYLRPQTKTTKDVDKIISIFYGVMTPMLNPLIYTLRNQEVIGAFRRLVGKKVDS, encoded by the coding sequence ATGAGAGAAGAAAATGAGACTGAATTGACTCAGTTTGTCCTCATTGGCTATTCTGGTCGGCCAAAGACAAGGATGGGACTCATTGTTTTCCTGATTGTTGTATATGCTATCACTGTAGTGGGAAATTTTATTATAATCTTAGTGACCACAACTGATCCTCGGCTTCACAATCCCATGTATTTTTTCCTCAGTAACTTATCCTTCCTTGACATTTGCTATGCATCTTCTTCAATCCCACAGTCCATTGCAAACCTTCTGGTGGACAAACCCACCACGTCCTTTGCCATGTGTTACTTCCAAATGAGTGGTGGTGCCTACTTAGCAGTGACCGAATGCTTCCTTTTGGCTGTCATGGCTTATGACAGGCTTATAGCCATTTCCAGCCCACTGCATTACATGCTAATCATGAACAAGAGATTGTGCATTCAGTTAGCAGCTGGGACGTGGTCAATTGGCTTATTTTTAGGCGTTATTCCCATTTATGCCATACCAGCACGCTTTTGTGGGAAAAATATGATTGATTATTTGACATGTGAAGTCAAAGCAGTTATGAAGCTGGTTTGCTCAGATACTTCCTTGAGCCAGCTGGTTATGTTCTTCACTGGGAGTGTCACTTTGCttggtccctttagctttatccTTTTCTCGTATTTGCGCATAATTGTGGCAATTCTAAGAATCCACTCAGCAGGGGGCAGGATGAAGGCTTTCTCCACATGTGCTTCCCACTTGACTGTAGTATCCATATTCTATGGCACCTTCATGTTCTCATATCTCCGCCCCCAAACTAAGACCACAAAGGATGTAGACAAGATAATTTCTATTTTCTATGGAGTTATGACTCCCATGTTAAACCCATTAATCTACACTCTCAGAAATCAGGAAGTTATAGGGGCCTTCAGAAGACTTGTGGGAAAGAAAGTGGATTCATGA
- the LOC128400445 gene encoding olfactory receptor 13H1-like, translating to MGLIAFLTVVYSITIAGNVLIILGTIADPRLHNPMYFFLGNLSFLDIGYSTSSIPQAIANLLVDKPTMSFTMCYLQMNNGVWLGTTECFLLAVMAYDRLIAISSPLHYMLIMNKRLCIQLAAGTWSSAFFLGVIPNYALPARFCGRNVINHFTCELIAVMKLACSDTSMRQLLMFFIGSLTLLAPFAFILFSYLCIIVAVLRIHSSDGRLKAFSTCASHLTVVTIFFGTAIFSYIRPQTKTTNELDKAISLFYGTVTPMLNPLIYTLRNQEVKGALRRLIVR from the coding sequence ATGGGATTAATTGCTTTCCTGACAGTTGTCTACTCCATAACCATTGCGGGAAATGTTCTTATTATTTTGGGCACCATTGCTGATCCTCGACTCCACAACCCCATGTACTTTTTCCTTGGTAATCTGTCCTTCCTTGACATTGGATATTCAACATCTTCCATCCCACAGGCCATTGCAAATCTCCTGGTGGACAAACCCACCATGTCCTTTACGATGTGTTACTTGCAAATGAACAATGGTGTCTGGTTAGGAACGACTGAATGCTTCCTGTTGGCTGTTATGGCTTACGACAGACTTATAGCCATTTCCAGCCCACTACATTACATGTTAATCATGAACAAGAGATTGTGCATTCAGTTAGCAGCTGGGACATGGTCAAGTGCCTTTTTTTTAGGAGTTATTCCCAATTATGCCCTGCCAGCTCGCTTTTGTGGGAGAAATGTGATCAATCATTTCACATGTGAACTCATAGCTGTTATGAAGCTTGCTTGCTCAGATACCTCCATGAGGCAACTGCTTATGTTCTTCATTGGATCCCTCACATTGCTTGCTCCCTTTGCCTTTATCCTTTTCTCATATTTATGCATTATTGTGGCAGTTCTGAGAATCCATTCATCAGATGGGAGACTAAAGGCTTTTTCCACATGTGCATCCCATTTGACTGTGGTAACCATTTTCTTTGGAACTGCTATATTTTCATATATCCGACCTCAAACTAAAACCACAAATGAACTGGATAAGGCAATTTCTCTCTTCTATGGAACTGTGACTCCCATGTTAAACCCACTAATCTACACACTCAGAAATCAAGAAGTAAAAGGAGCCTTAAGAAGACTTATTGTAAGGTAA